The proteins below are encoded in one region of Mycolicibacterium neworleansense:
- a CDS encoding cytochrome P450: MGCPNIPKDFDFLDSERNLQGLPVEELAELRKAEPVRWVDVPGGTGGFGDKGYWLVTRHEDVKDVSLRSDVFSSAMNGAIPVWPQEMTREAVDLQRAVLLNMDAPHHTRLRKIISRGFTPRALSRLEDELNSRAQQIAKNAAASNTGDFVEQVSCELPLQAIAELLGVPQDDRDKLFRWSNEMTAGDDPEYADVDPAMSSFEVITYAMKMAEERGKNPTDDIVTKLIQADIDGEKLSDDEFGFFVIMLAVAGNETSRNSITHGMIAFSQNPDQWELFKRERPKTAVDEIIRWATPVSAFQRTASEDTEISGVKIKAGERVVMSYRSANFDETVFEDPFTFNILRDPNPHVGFGGTGAHYCIGANLARLTINLIFNAVADHMPDLKPIGDPERLKSGWLNGIKHWPVDYTGKCPVAH, translated from the coding sequence ATGGGCTGCCCCAACATCCCCAAGGATTTCGACTTCCTCGATTCCGAGCGCAACCTTCAGGGCCTGCCGGTCGAGGAGCTCGCCGAGCTCCGCAAGGCCGAGCCGGTTCGCTGGGTCGACGTCCCCGGCGGCACCGGAGGCTTCGGTGACAAGGGCTACTGGTTGGTCACCCGGCACGAGGACGTCAAGGACGTCTCGCTGCGCAGCGACGTGTTCTCCAGTGCTATGAACGGCGCGATTCCGGTCTGGCCGCAGGAGATGACCCGGGAAGCGGTCGACCTGCAGCGTGCCGTCCTGCTCAACATGGACGCACCGCACCACACCCGACTGCGCAAGATCATCTCCCGCGGCTTCACCCCGCGCGCCCTCTCGCGCCTCGAGGACGAGCTGAACTCGCGTGCGCAGCAGATCGCCAAGAACGCCGCGGCTTCCAACACCGGCGACTTCGTCGAGCAGGTGTCCTGCGAACTGCCGCTGCAGGCCATCGCCGAGCTGCTCGGTGTGCCCCAGGACGACCGCGACAAGCTGTTCCGCTGGTCTAACGAGATGACCGCCGGTGACGACCCCGAGTACGCAGACGTCGATCCGGCCATGTCCTCATTCGAAGTCATCACCTACGCCATGAAGATGGCCGAGGAGCGGGGCAAGAACCCGACCGACGACATCGTCACCAAGCTGATCCAGGCCGACATCGACGGCGAGAAGCTCAGCGACGACGAATTCGGCTTCTTCGTCATCATGCTGGCGGTCGCGGGCAACGAGACAAGCCGTAATTCCATCACGCACGGCATGATCGCGTTCTCGCAGAATCCCGACCAGTGGGAGCTTTTCAAGCGGGAGCGGCCGAAGACCGCCGTCGACGAGATCATCCGCTGGGCCACACCGGTTTCGGCGTTCCAGCGCACCGCCAGCGAGGACACCGAGATCTCCGGCGTCAAGATCAAGGCCGGCGAGCGCGTGGTGATGTCCTACCGCTCGGCCAACTTCGACGAGACGGTGTTCGAAGATCCGTTCACCTTCAACATCCTTCGCGACCCGAACCCGCACGTCGGCTTCGGCGGCACCGGGGCCCACTACTGCATCGGCGCCAACCTGGCTCGCCTGACGATCAACCTGATCTTCAACGCCGTCGCCGACCACATGCCCGACCTGAAGCCGATCGGGGACCCCGAGCGGCTGAAGTCCGGATGGCTCAATGGTATTAAGCATTGGCCGGTGGACTACACCGGTAAGTGCCCGGTCGCACATTGA
- a CDS encoding steroid 3-ketoacyl-CoA thiolase, whose protein sequence is MGNPVIVEATRSPIGKRNGWLSGLHATELLGAVQKALIEKAGIDAGSVEQVIGGCVTQYGEQANNVTRQSWLIAGLPEHVGATSIDCQCGSAQQANHLVAGLIATGAIDIGIACGIEAMSRVGLGANGGGARAASWDIDLPNQFEAAERIAKRRGITRADVDALGLASQLKAKQAWAEGRFDREISPIEAPVIDENKQPTAEWNTVTRDQGLRETTAEGLAGLKPVMEGGIHTAGTSSQISDGAAAVLWMDEDKAKALGLKPRARIIAQANVGAETFYHLDGPVQSTAKVLEKAGMKLGDIDLVEINEAFASVVLSWAQVHGADMDKVNVNGGAIALGHPVGSTGSRLITTALHELERTDRSTALITMCAGGALSTGTIIERM, encoded by the coding sequence ATGGGTAACCCTGTCATCGTCGAAGCCACCCGCAGCCCCATCGGCAAGCGCAACGGCTGGTTGTCCGGCCTGCACGCGACCGAGCTTCTCGGAGCCGTGCAGAAGGCACTCATCGAGAAGGCCGGTATCGACGCGGGCAGCGTCGAGCAGGTCATCGGAGGCTGCGTCACGCAATACGGCGAGCAGGCCAACAACGTCACCCGCCAGTCCTGGCTGATCGCCGGCCTTCCCGAGCACGTCGGCGCCACCAGCATCGACTGCCAGTGCGGCAGTGCCCAGCAGGCCAATCATCTGGTCGCGGGCCTGATCGCCACCGGCGCCATCGACATCGGTATCGCCTGCGGCATCGAGGCGATGAGCCGCGTCGGCCTCGGCGCCAACGGCGGCGGCGCCCGCGCCGCATCCTGGGACATCGACCTGCCCAACCAGTTCGAAGCCGCCGAACGGATCGCCAAGCGCCGTGGCATCACCCGCGCCGACGTGGATGCGCTGGGTCTGGCGTCGCAGCTGAAGGCCAAGCAGGCCTGGGCCGAGGGCCGTTTCGACCGGGAGATCTCCCCGATCGAGGCACCGGTCATCGACGAGAACAAGCAGCCGACCGCCGAATGGAACACGGTCACCCGCGACCAGGGTCTGCGCGAGACCACCGCTGAAGGCCTTGCGGGGCTGAAGCCGGTGATGGAGGGCGGTATCCACACCGCCGGCACCTCCTCGCAGATCTCCGACGGAGCGGCCGCGGTGCTGTGGATGGACGAGGACAAGGCAAAGGCCCTGGGCCTCAAGCCGCGCGCACGGATCATCGCCCAGGCCAACGTCGGCGCCGAAACCTTCTACCACCTCGACGGCCCGGTGCAGTCCACCGCCAAGGTGCTGGAGAAGGCCGGCATGAAGCTCGGTGACATCGACCTGGTCGAGATCAACGAGGCCTTCGCCTCGGTCGTGCTGTCCTGGGCGCAGGTGCACGGCGCCGACATGGACAAGGTCAACGTCAACGGCGGTGCCATCGCCCTGGGCCACCCGGTCGGGTCAACCGGCTCCCGGCTGATCACCACGGCGCTGCACGAGCTGGAGCGCACCGACCGAAGCACGGCACTGATCACCATGTGTGCCGGCGGCGCGCTGTCCACCGGCACCATCATCGAAAGAATGTGA
- a CDS encoding nitroreductase family deazaflavin-dependent oxidoreductase, producing MANTPRPLNPKQVERLNAKSTGTAIKWMSRAQTWIFKKTGGRFGDKFLRGAEVGILTTIGRKSGEERDSPLLFLQEGKRIVLVASQGGRATNPMWYLNLVANPRVKFQTKRETLELVARDATDAERDEYWPKLDAMYADFANYRSYTDRKIPIVICDPA from the coding sequence ATGGCCAACACCCCCCGCCCGCTGAATCCCAAACAGGTCGAACGACTCAACGCGAAATCGACCGGTACCGCCATCAAGTGGATGTCGCGTGCCCAGACCTGGATCTTCAAGAAAACGGGCGGGCGCTTCGGCGACAAGTTCCTGCGCGGCGCCGAGGTGGGCATCCTGACCACGATCGGGCGCAAGTCAGGTGAGGAGCGGGACAGTCCACTGCTGTTCCTGCAGGAGGGCAAGCGCATCGTGCTCGTCGCCTCGCAGGGCGGCCGGGCCACCAACCCGATGTGGTACCTGAACCTGGTGGCCAATCCCCGCGTGAAGTTCCAGACCAAACGCGAGACCCTCGAGCTGGTCGCGCGCGACGCCACGGACGCCGAGCGCGACGAGTACTGGCCCAAGCTGGACGCCATGTACGCCGACTTCGCGAACTACCGGTCCTACACCGACCGCAAGATCCCCATCGTGATCTGCGATCCGGCCTGA